Within Candidatus Gastranaerophilales bacterium, the genomic segment AAGCTTAAACCATATTTTTGCGTGTTCTTTTTCATTGTTTGCAGTTTCTTCAAATATCTTGGAAATTTGTACATAGCCTTCATTTCTGGCTTGTGAAGCGAAATAAGTGTACTTATTTCTTGCTTGTGATTCACCTGCAAATGCTTCCATAAGATTTTTTTCAGTTTTGCTGCCTTTTAGTTCCATCATTTTTCTCCTTTTTCATCTCTGATATGCATTTGTTGCATATCCCTTTTACCTGTAAATTAACGTGTTTAATTGCTCCGAATTCTTTTGCATTTTCGGGGATAGAAGTCTTTTCTTTATAAAAAATATCATAGATTTCACCGCACTTGGTACATATAAAATGACAATGGTTGGTCATGTCGGCATCAAATCTTGCTTTTGGGATTTGATGGTCTACCCTGAAAATTAATTTCAGATTTTCAAGCGTTTGAAGATTTCTGTAAATCGTATCCATGGATATATCCCCCACTTCTTGCTTTACGGTATTAAATACCTGCTCCACATCAGGATGTGAACAAGAATTTGCAACCGCAAGGAAAATTTTTTCTCTTTGGGTAGTATATCTTAAAGAATTTTCTTTGCATGCTTTTTTTAATTGTAAAATTTTCTTTTCCAAACTATACCCTTATTAAGAATTATTCTTATTAAGAATATCATTTTTTTTAAATTAAGGCAAGTTTTTATTTTAATCAGCAATATTGAGAGGTATAGTTACTTTTACGCCTGATGACCTGTTTTTTTCTATAAGATTAGGAATCCAATCTTCCAGTCCTTCTGATTTAAGGGCTTTTATTACTTCGGTAAAGCCAAGCCCCGTACCTTTTATGGTATCTCTCGTATGACTTGCTCTATAGCCGGTGCCTGAGAGTATTTTGTCGATTTCAGCATTAGCTATAGGATGCGTACCTTCGTTGATAACGCTTATGAAGTTTAAAGGTTTTCCTTTAAAAAGTTGTTGCCCGTATTTAATTGTAATTGGTTTATTTTCGCCATACTTTACGGCATTTAACACTATTTGGGATACTTTATTGTATGTATCAAAAGGCTTTTTTACTTTTTTATTTATTATTATATTTTCATTCAGGATGGTAATATTATTAGATTTCTCTTTTAATAAACTGATAGCGGTGTGAATTGCTTGTTTGAAATCGTCCATAGTTGCAGGCTCCAACGGGTTTTCACCCCATTTTTCTATTTTGCTCCAATGGGCGCTCATATCAACTATTTTCTTGACTACATCGCCAAATTGCCCTTTTTGATACATTAAATATTGTAAATTATTTAAATGTGCCATTTCACTTCTGAACATGGTGTTAGTACCTATCATTAATCTAGAATAGGTGCTATTTACCAGTTCATGCCTGAATATTCT encodes:
- a CDS encoding Fur family transcriptional regulator; amino-acid sequence: MEKKILQLKKACKENSLRYTTQREKIFLAVANSCSHPDVEQVFNTVKQEVGDISMDTIYRNLQTLENLKLIFRVDHQIPKARFDADMTNHCHFICTKCGEIYDIFYKEKTSIPENAKEFGAIKHVNLQVKGICNKCISEMKKEKNDGTKRQQN
- a CDS encoding ATP-binding protein: MNILSVNSVSCNRIIKLHSGEKTNKTLYNSLDKDVFVKNTLNNNISFNGIIPQQELLNVSRRALNFAKKSNSSEKIELLAEKFFDRIIKILNKTTANSPEEQNLLRIFRHELVNSTYSRLMIGTNTMFRSEMAHLNNLQYLMYQKGQFGDVVKKIVDMSAHWSKIEKWGENPLEPATMDDFKQAIHTAISLLKEKSNNITILNENIIINKKVKKPFDTYNKVSQIVLNAVKYGENKPITIKYGQQLFKGKPLNFISVINEGTHPIANAEIDKILSGTGYRASHTRDTIKGTGLGFTEVIKALKSEGLEDWIPNLIEKNRSSGVKVTIPLNIAD